A stretch of the Alnus glutinosa chromosome 6, dhAlnGlut1.1, whole genome shotgun sequence genome encodes the following:
- the LOC133870492 gene encoding uncharacterized protein LOC133870492 → MKRKHLRSGISQISKKGVEEDAATRVTRGDLIWVRLNGGSWWPAQVADENTVNGSIKPRNKSAGEVLVRLYGSYKYLYVDPVKCHSEFELILQQNNGCRRKIFEKALEQDCPRSKYGISKRRGAKSKENVGIDATRDKSNQNQVKDQDIEASNYVRVSPRGHPPTITPKVKVKNGSSRKAEEAKNEASKQDGMKKNLKPNSSSSEERAAENITSKQDRRLQRNLKQCRSSGAEKTSKQNVVQNKLKLDSPSVRPTSRRAKKEARIKISMQGARQSLKRKSPSSDEQLDNKAHELDDMQKKLKPNSSKNFKQVEVQNNLKTEHAGTEKGKKCKIPDQDVQKKSKPNNQSTEEDAKIRTRKEDEVLKKNKLNSPSSETTLFGKSQELSARRTKVMQSLGLIAPSGSPFHKNGNFCLSLC, encoded by the exons ATGAAACGCAAACATCTTAGAAGTGGAATAAGCCAGATTAGCAAGAAAGGTGTGGAGGAGGATGCAGCTACTCGAGTCACTCGGGGGGATTTGATATGGGTCAGACTCAATGGTGGCTCATGGTGGCCTGCACAG GTTGCTGATGAGAACACTGTGAATGGGAGCATTAAACCCAGAAATAAATCAGCGGGTGAAGTTCTTGTTAGGCTCTATGGAAGCTATAAATA CTTGTATGTGGATCCTGTAAAATGTCATTCTGAGTTTGAGTTA ATACTCCAGCAGAATAATGGTTGCCGTCGTAAAATTTTTGAGAAAGCACTGGAGCAG GATTGTCCCCGCTCAAAATATGGTATATCAAAGAGACGAGGAGCCAAATCTAAGG aaaatgtAGGAATTGACGCAACTAGAGATAAGTCCAATCAAAATCAAGTCAAGGATCAGGATATAGAAGCCTCAAATTAT GTAAGGGTTTCTCCAAGAGGGCATCCTCCAACAATTACTCCAAAAGTGAAGGTGAAGAATGGAAGTTCCAGAAAAGCTGAGGAAGCAAAAAATGAGGCCTCTAAGCAAGATGGGATGAAAAAGAATCTTAAACCAAATAGCTCAAGCTCTGAGGAGAGGGCAGCAGAAAATATAACCTCTAAACAAGATAGGAGGTTGCAAAGGAATCTCAAACAGTGTAGGTCAAGTGGTGCGGAAAAAACCTCTAAGCAAAATGTGGTGCAGAATAAACTCAAGCTAGATAGCCCAAGCGTTCGGCCAACCAGTCGAAGGGCCAAGAAGGAGGCAAGAATTAAAATCTCTATGCAAGGAGCACGGCAGAGTCTCAAGCGAAAGAGCCCAAGTAGTGATGAACAACTAGATAACAAAGCCCATGAGCTAGATGATATGCAGAAGAAACTCAAGCCAAATAGCAGCAAAAACTTTAAGCAAGTTGAGGTGCAGAATAATCTCAAGACAGAGCATGCGGGCACTGAGAAAGGGAAGAAATGCAAAATTCCTGATCAAGATGTGCAGAAAAAATCTAAGCCAAATAACCAAAGCACTGAGGAGGATGCAAAAATTAGAACCCGCAAGGAAGATGAGGTGCTGAAGAAAAACAAGTTAAATAGCCCAAGCTCT GAAACAACTTTATTTGGAAAGTCCCAAGAACTTAGTGCCCGAAGAACGAAAGTGATGCAAAGTCTTGGTCTGATTGCTCCTTCTGGGTCACCATTCCACAAAAATGGAAACTTTTGTCTGAGTTTGTGCTAA